One segment of Drosophila ananassae strain 14024-0371.13 chromosome 3R, ASM1763931v2, whole genome shotgun sequence DNA contains the following:
- the LOC6503299 gene encoding protein insensitive, which translates to MDNNFERIVSATGHGDPKWSRPLYLNAWSQTSSDDFELLKTISSVDTNVEAENRTLREKVRYLEAKLQQHTDLLSQIHATSARMQHGSSLITDTSPPTPPTVSNPQILTPPSSVICAPVIPNTTTVDYKIISSTNDADAIEIRLAAESLNSLSTSADSDRLEICLEENQQQPNQNGSVKREHNSTPLQFIKRRKLQEIQVCDTNEEKPRQNIKLPAKPLANRKVHNGSLTDLSKPMENVMVSIGPNNTCVPAVVFENINWSVSSLATRKLLVSIFDRETLATHSMTGKPSPAFKDQHKPLKQMLDPLKIQDIIFAVTHKCNATEKEVRNAITTKCADENKMMKIQNGKRRSSGVKHEKENMI; encoded by the exons ATGGATAAT AACTTTGAACGTATTGTGAGCGCCACAGGTCACGGAGATCCGAAGTGGAGCAGACCCTTGTATTTAAATGCGTGGTCCCAAACCAGCAGCGATGATTTTGAGCTGCTCAAGACCATTTCTTCGGTGGATACAAATGTGGAAGCCGAGAACCGAACACTTCGTGAAAAGGTACGCTACTTGGAGGCTAAACTACAGCAGCACACAGACCTATTGTCACAGATTCATGCAACATCCGCCAGGATGCAGCATGGATCCTCGTTGATAACGGACACGTCGCCTCCCACACCGCCCACGGTTTCAAATCCTCAGATCCTGACCCCGCCCAGCTCGGTGATATGTGCACCCGTTATTCCCAATACCACTACGGTTGACTACAAGATTATATCATCTACCAATGACGCTGACGCAATAGAGATTCGATTGGCGGCGGAAAGTTTGAACAGCCTCAGCACCTCGGCGGATTCCGATCGTCTGGAGATATGCTTGGAGGAAAATCAACAGCAACCTAATCAGAATGGTTCTGTAAAAAGGGAGCACAACTCCACACCATTGCAGTTCATAAAGCGGCGTAAACTTCAGGAGATTCAAGTGTGTGATACCAATGAAGAAAAACCGCGTCAAAACATTAAATTGCCCGCAAAACCCCTGGCTAACAGAAAAGTCCATAACGGCAGCCTTACGGATCTCAGCAAACCCATGGAAAATGTAATGGTTTCCATAGGGCCGAATAACACTTGTGTGCCCGCCGTTGTGTTCGAGAACATCAATTGGTCGGTTTCCTCACTTGCAACTCGAAAACTTTTGGTATCGATATTTGATCGGGAAACCTTGGCCACTCACTCAATGACCGGAAAACCGTCTCCCGCATTTAAGGATCAGCATAAGCCGCTAAAACAGATGCTGGATCCTCTTAAGATCCAGGACATCATCTTTGCAGTAACTCACAAGTGCAATGCCACCGAGAAGGAGGTGCGTAATGCCATCACAACAAAATGTGCAGATGAGAACAAGATGATGAAAATCCAGAACGGGAAGCGGAGGAGCAGTGGGGTCAAACACGAAAAAGAGAACATGATATAG
- the LOC6503300 gene encoding cell cycle checkpoint protein RAD1 — protein MDNPSPYGDYKFVGRVDHVKIFNQAIKSICFNDYGMLHVSDDGLRITVEQGKSIQATLFMPPAAFKEFYVQDFQSFGLKMNVLSECLNLFGSADCSLRIMYCDQGSPLKIILYPYDDEDVSTECAIQTMDCEEPIDYDLELKGPDLNVIFVRGSNLSKVFHELEKSAEEFEFITSPDRPHFKITTVGIMQAVFSVEVAKTSPMMMMFNCKNTVKARYKSHHIRLTNKAMQSATKVAIKTNSIGLLELHLVMQGDGQEEIFVQFYIIPLLNTE, from the exons ATGGATAATCCTTCGCCCTATGGCGATTATAAGTTCGTCGGTCGTGTGGATCATGTCAAAATCTTTAACCAAGCCATTAAGTCCATCTGCTTTAATGAT TATGGTATGCTTCATGTTTCTGACGATGGCTTGCGCATCACTGTTGAGCAGGGAAAGTCCATCCAGGCCACTCTGTTCATGCCGCCAGCTGCCTTCAAGGAGTTTTACGTACAAGATTTCCAAAGTTTTGGTCTAAAGATGAACGTGTTATCGGAGTGCCTCAATCTCTTTGGATCAGCCGACTGCAGTTTGAGGATAATGTACTGCGACCAGGGTAGCCCACTGAAGATAATACTATACCCGTACGACGATGAGGACGTTAGCACTGAGTGTGCAATCCAAACAATGGATTGCGAAGAGCCAATTGACTACGATTTGGAATTAAAGGGTCCGGATCTAAACGTTATTTTCGTACGTGGATCTAACCTCTCCAAGGTATTTCACGAATTAGAGAAGTCTGCGGAGGAATTCGAGTTTATTACGTCACCGGATAGGCCACATTTTAAAATCACTACCGTAGGAATTATGCAAGCGGTTTTTAGTGTTGAGGTGGCCAAGACCAGTCccatgatgatgatgtttAACTGCAAGAACACAGTAAAAGCTCGATATAAAAGTCATCATATTAGGCTTACAAACAAGGCGATGCAGTCAGCCACCAAAGTCGCTATTAAAACGAATTCCATTGGTCTGCTAGAGCTTCACCTGGTTATGCAGGGTGACGGTCAGGAGGAGATCTTTGTGCAGTTTTACATCATTCCATTGCTTAATACCGAATAA
- the LOC26513817 gene encoding uncharacterized protein LOC26513817 yields the protein MDNQPEKITNCFLPQLVDQIFDNLQRKVAITTPTKETRSQFFYDLSVLLGEELVRRTLQLLDVYRFTYYYAKHRQNQCVVELYKGTEYFRLLPKINYCKCDFFQSYVLQLPTGLLYPDIPTSQEFELAGWNEVSRQSYTCQHVLGLRLQQLLKLSDQKVNEKILYPAEFREIYLSIFED from the exons ATGGATAACCAACCGGAAAAAATTACCAACTGCTTTTTGCCCCAACTTGTGGATCAAATCTTTGACAATcttcaaaggaaagtggcAATTACTACTCCAACCAAAG AAACCCGGAGTCAATTTTTTTACGATTTAAGTGTCTTGCTTGGAGAAGAGTTGGTGAGACGTACACTTCAACTGTTGGACGTGTATAGATTTACATATTATTATGCCAAACACAGACAAAATCAGTGCGTGGTAGAGCTCTACAAGGGAACAGAATACTTTCGGTTACTGCCAAAGATCAATTATTGCAAGTGCGATTTCTTCCAGAGTTATGTTCTTCAGCTGCCCACAGGACTACTTTACCCGGACATACCTACTAGCCAAGAGTTTGAATTAGCCGGTTGGAACGAGGTCAGTAGGCAGTCCTACACATGCCAGCACGTTCTGGGATTACGCTTGCAACAGTTACTCAAACTAAGTGACCAGAAAGTTAACGAAAAGATTCTTTATCCGGCGGAATTTCGAGAGATTTACCTTTCTATATTTGAGGACTAG
- the LOC6503292 gene encoding early boundary activity protein 2: MAAGFNFYESDSFNPTNSETPELCMSVVRKSEPHTFHPQTAIQPTVQFSHPYHQYLSQFAPNFVPYYYRLLTRPIVKQEEMDIENYMNFELAAQQTVMRQRSFKPLGQLQIQPLMQPPLERNPVKIQRAREVSRNSPPVPQRRIINAQIVAIATPSGGIQEVKPSVKPLPPVEESVKQQVAKIQRSQHHYEELFGRLTSMLRTLNQRYDNDYEEVPAPPLKRPRHMSTSSAESQLQDNTNVSDASSDSERQYPHRVQRADGSAFYVLGPNGTQITANQYGDVFWTNAPVATRCLLSAVFSSDELATHTLTGKPSPAFYGRERPPKLQLDQGKVEDIVLSVKSRTGGKERIIRATITTKCADTAKKYKRRAKKAQKVKEEY; this comes from the coding sequence ATGGCTGCCGGATTTAATTTCTACGAAAGTGATTCTTTTAACCCAACAAATAGCGAGACTCCTGAACTTTGCATGTCAGTCGTCAGGAAATCGGAGCCGCACACTTTTCACCCGCAGACTGCGATTCAACCTACCGTGCAGTTTTCGCATCCTTACCATCAGTACTTAAGCCAATTTGCGCCCAACTTTGTGCCCTACTACTATCGCCTGCTAACGCGGCCCATTGTCAAGCAGGAGGAGATGGACATCGAGAACTATATGAACTTCGAACTGGCCGCCCAGCAGACGGTGATGCGCCAGCGGAGCTTTAAGCCCTTGGGACAGCTCCAAATCCAGCCATTGATGCAACCACCGTTGGAAAGGAATCCTGTTAAAATTCAGCGTGCAAGAGAAGTCTCGCGAAATTCTCCCCCTGTACCCCAAAGGCGCATAATTAACGCTCAAATTGTGGCCATAGCCACACCTTCAGGTGGCATACAGGAAGTGAAGCCGTCAGTGAAACCTTTGCCTCCCGTGGAAGAGTCCGTCAAACAGCAAGTAGCCAAAATCCAGAGGAGTCAGCATCATTACGAAGAACTCTTTGGGCGACTTACCTCCATGTTGAGAACCTTAAATCAGCGGTATGATAACGATTACGAGGAGGTGCCCGCACCACCATTAAAGAGGCCGCGTCACATGTCCACCAGTTCTGCAGAATCGCAACTCCAAGATAACACCAATGTCTCGGACGCATCCTCTGACAGCGAAAGGCAATACCCGCATCGGGTACAAAGAGCTGACGGCAGCGCTTTTTACGTGCTAGGACCTAATGGTACGCAAATTACTGCAAACCAATACGGTGATGTTTTCTGGACGAATGCACCGGTGGCCACCAGGTGTCTCTTGAGCGCTGTATTCAGCAGTGATGAGCTTGCTACGCACACGCTCACAGGAAAGCCTTCTCCAGCGTTTTATGGTCGTGAAAGACCACCCAAGCTTCAATTGGATCAAGGAAAAGTGGAGGACATTGTGCTAAGTGTAAAAAGTCGCACGGGTGGGAAGGAACGTATAATCCGGGCCACCATTACAACCAAGTGCGCCGACACGGCTAAGAAATACAAGCGACGTGCGAAAAAGGCCCAGAAAGTCAAGGAAGAATACTAA